The following is a genomic window from Streptobacillus felis.
TTTTGTAAAATTCTTTCTGGTTTTTCAACTCTTTCAAGTTTAACTAACTCATCTGCTATGAACTCAAATAGTTCATTTTTATTAGAAAATTCTAAATCTTCAAAAAATACTTTTTCATCACATAGTTTAACTGACATGGCTATCAACTCCCTAAAATATTTTTATTAATATATTATAGTATACCTTGAAAATTGATAAGGTCAAATAGTAAAAATGTTTTTTAATATAAAAATGGCTATTCTATTTGAAAAAACATATGTTATAGAAAATTTAGTTTGAATATATGTATTAAAATATATATCAAAGTATATTTTAATAACAATTTTTAATATTAAATACATGATTTATAACTATATTATTTTGATTGACAAAATATTTAAAATATAGTAAGATAATCTTGAATTAGATAGAAAGAGGTAACAAAATGAGAAAGTTAAGTTCATTATTTGTGTATATTTTTTTAACATTTATTATGATTTCATGTGGTGATAAAACTACAGAAGCACCAATTACAGAGGAAGGTAAGATTAAAGTTACAACTACTTTAAACTATTATTCAAACTTATTAGAAGAAATAGGTAAAGATAAAGTTGTTGTTACTGGTTTAATGGGTGAAGGAGAAGATCCACATCTTTATGTTGCTACTGCAGGAGATATTGAAAAATTACAAGGCGCAGATTTAGTAGTATATGGTGGTTTACATTTAGAAGGTAAAATGGTTGAAATTTTTGATAATTTAAAAGATAAGGCTGTTTTAAATTTAGGTGAACAATTAGATCCTTCAAAACTTGTTGAAGAAGAACCAGGTGTTTATGACCCACATGTATGGTTTAATACTGAATTTTGGGCAATACAAGCAAAAGCTGTAGCTAATAAATTATCAAAAATAGATGAAAAAAACAGAGACTTTTATATGTCTAACTTAGAATCATACTTAAAAGATTTAGATGAAGCTACTAAATATATTCAAGATAAAATAAATGAAATACCTGAAGATTCAAGAGTATTAATTACAGCACATGATGCATTTGGGTATTTTGCAAGCCAATTTGGTTTAACTGTTAAAGCAATTCAAGGTGTTTCAACTGATTCTGAGATAGGAACTAAAGAAATAAATGATTTAGCAGACTTTATAGTTACAAATAAAATAAAGGCAATTTTTGTTGAAAGTTCCGTAAATCATAAGAGTATAGAATCATTACAAGAAGCAGTAAGAGCTAAAGGTTTTGAAGTAGGAATAGGTGGAGAGCTTTATTCAGATTCTATGGGAGATGCTTCAAATAATACAGAAACATATATAAAAACAGTTAAATTTAATGCAGATACTATAGCAAATGCATTGAGATAAGGAGTAAAATGAAGGTTATAGAGATTAAGGATTTAGTAGTAGCTTATGATTTAGAACCTGTACTAGAAAATGTTAATCTTGATATTAATAAGGGAGATTTAATGGCCTTGGTTGGTCCAAATGGTGCAGGGAAATCAACGCTAATTAAAACTGTACTTCAGTTCATAAAACCTATAGTTGGTAGTGTGAAAATAAGTGGAAGAGATTATAAATTAGAAAAGAAAAAAATAGCCTATGTCCCTCAAAGAGGTAGTGTAGATTGGGATTTTCCTACTACACTTTTTGATGTGGTTATGATGGGTTGCTATGGAAGAGTTGGTTTTTTAAAAAGAGTACCTAAAGAAGAAATAGAAAGAGTTAATAAAGCAATAAAACAAGTTGAAATGTTAGAATTTAAAGATAGGCAGATATCAGAACTTTCAGGAGGTCAACAACAAAGAGCTTTTCTTGCAAGAGCTTTAGTTCAAGATGCAGAAATATATTTAATGGATGAGCCATTTCAAGGGGTGGATAAAATTACAGAAAAGGCTATAATAAATATACTTAAAAACTTGAAAAATCAAGGTAAGACAGTAGTTGTTGTTCATCATGATTTACAAACCGTAGAAGAATATTTTGATAGCGTTACATTTATTAATAAGACTATAATTAATAGTGGAAAAGTTGAAGATGTATTCACTAAAGAAAATATAGAAAGAACATATAGCATAAATGTTTGATATATTATTAAATAGTTATACATTTAAAGTTGTAACTATAGGATGTAGCCTTTTAGGTATGATTAGTGCTATAGTAGGATCTTTTGCGGTACTTAAAAAAGAAAGTTTATTAGGAGATGGTATTGCACATTCATCTCTAGCAGGAATTTGTATTGCTTATTTATTAACAGGAAAAAAAGAATTATCTATATTACTTTTAGGTGCACTTATAGTTGGCCTTATATGCGTGTTATTTATACATTTTATAGGTTCATATTCTAAAGTGAAATTTGATAGTGCTATAGCTCTTACTTTGTCTACTTTTTTTGGATTAGGACTAGTATTATTAACATACTTAAAAAGAGTTCCGGGTGCTCAAAAAGCAGGTCTTAGTTCATTTATTTTTGGTCAGGCATCAACTTTGGTTGCAAAAGATAT
Proteins encoded in this region:
- a CDS encoding metal ABC transporter ATP-binding protein, whose protein sequence is MKVIEIKDLVVAYDLEPVLENVNLDINKGDLMALVGPNGAGKSTLIKTVLQFIKPIVGSVKISGRDYKLEKKKIAYVPQRGSVDWDFPTTLFDVVMMGCYGRVGFLKRVPKEEIERVNKAIKQVEMLEFKDRQISELSGGQQQRAFLARALVQDAEIYLMDEPFQGVDKITEKAIINILKNLKNQGKTVVVVHHDLQTVEEYFDSVTFINKTIINSGKVEDVFTKENIERTYSINV
- a CDS encoding metal ABC transporter solute-binding protein, Zn/Mn family, which translates into the protein MRKLSSLFVYIFLTFIMISCGDKTTEAPITEEGKIKVTTTLNYYSNLLEEIGKDKVVVTGLMGEGEDPHLYVATAGDIEKLQGADLVVYGGLHLEGKMVEIFDNLKDKAVLNLGEQLDPSKLVEEEPGVYDPHVWFNTEFWAIQAKAVANKLSKIDEKNRDFYMSNLESYLKDLDEATKYIQDKINEIPEDSRVLITAHDAFGYFASQFGLTVKAIQGVSTDSEIGTKEINDLADFIVTNKIKAIFVESSVNHKSIESLQEAVRAKGFEVGIGGELYSDSMGDASNNTETYIKTVKFNADTIANALR